In Manis pentadactyla isolate mManPen7 chromosome 3, mManPen7.hap1, whole genome shotgun sequence, a single window of DNA contains:
- the LOC130682925 gene encoding activated RNA polymerase II transcriptional coactivator p15 translates to MPKSKELVSSSSSGSDSDSEVDKKLKRKKQVTSEKPVKKQKTGETSRALSSSKQSSSSRDDNMFQIGKMRYVSVRDFKGKVLIDIREYWMDPEGEMKPGRKGISLNPEQWSQLKEQISDIDDAVRKL, encoded by the coding sequence ATGCCTAAATCAAAGGAACTTGTTTCTTCAAGCTCTTCTGGCAGCGATTCTGACAGTGAAGTAGATAAAAAGTTAAAGAGGAAAAAGCAAGTTACTTCAGAAAAACCTGTGAAGAAGCAAAAGACTGGTGAAACTTCAAGAGCCCTGTCATCCTCTaagcagagcagcagcagcagagatGATAACATGTTTCAGATTGGGAAAATGAGGTACGTCAGTGTTCGGGACTTTAAAGGGAAAGTCCTAATTGATATTAGAGAATATTGGATGGATCCAGAAGGTGAAATGAAACCAGGAAGAAAAGGTATTTCTTTAAATCCTGAACAATGGAGCCAGCTGAAGGAACAGATTTCTGACATTGATGATGCAGTAAGAAAACTGTAA